The nucleotide window TTGAGTTGCAATGCCAAAAAGACATCGCCAGCACTTTCGGGACGTCCAATCTCCATGTGGCCGTGGCCACCGAAGACATTCCGGTTGAAGGTTGCTGTGGACACGCTCGTTCGTGCTGCTCTTGTTAATTACCTTGCATCTGGAAGGAATATGTCATGCATGCTAGTCTCGATAATGGTCAATCGATTTTACGTGAAACTATCGCTTCATTGCACAACGCGCTCGGGTCAGACCTTGATGGGCTGACTCTGGAGCGTGTTGTCATCGGTATTTTTTTTACTGGAGTGAAACTGAGTAACGGTCATGGGGGAATCTGTTTTACTCCCGTCAAAACGATTCCGGAGGCCGTGTGTTGTCCGTCGTCGGCGAAAGCCATGCCTCATTCCGGTAAACTCAAAGGCACCAAAGCTTCTACCATTCTGGAACGAATGTTCAATGGCAATGCCATGCGGCGAGCCATCGGCATTGCCGTCATGAATGCGCTTTCCAATACGCTCTGGCAAGAAACCGAATATAACGGTTATACGATTACCACCGATGCCGACCCTCTCGACAACTATGTTTATCCCGAGGGCGGTAAGGCTCTTGTCGTGGGGGCGCTCGTGCCGTACATTCGGATGCTCAAAGCCCACAATCGGGAGTTTTCCATTTTGGAGAAAGATACATCGACGCTCAAGCCGGATGAGCTGGCGCGTCATGTTCCCGATGAGGCTGCCCTTGACGCCGCGGCTCAATCCGATGTGCTTATCATCACGGGAACGACACTGCTCAACGATACATTGGAAGATCTGCTCAAGGTGACGAAACCGAACGCGGACGTTATTGTTGTGGGGCCCACCGCAAGCATGTTGCCGGATGCATTTTTTGAACGTTCGGTGCGCTCCATCGGCGGCATCATGGCCACCAAACCGGACGAACTTCTGGACGTACTGGCTGAGGCTGGGTCGGGATATCACTTCTTTGGAAAGTCCGCGGAACGTGTGGTTATCGCCAAGGCATAACGGCATTTGTTCACGCTTCATGCCGT belongs to Desulfovibrio inopinatus DSM 10711 and includes:
- a CDS encoding DUF364 domain-containing protein, with the protein product MHASLDNGQSILRETIASLHNALGSDLDGLTLERVVIGIFFTGVKLSNGHGGICFTPVKTIPEAVCCPSSAKAMPHSGKLKGTKASTILERMFNGNAMRRAIGIAVMNALSNTLWQETEYNGYTITTDADPLDNYVYPEGGKALVVGALVPYIRMLKAHNREFSILEKDTSTLKPDELARHVPDEAALDAAAQSDVLIITGTTLLNDTLEDLLKVTKPNADVIVVGPTASMLPDAFFERSVRSIGGIMATKPDELLDVLAEAGSGYHFFGKSAERVVIAKA